Proteins encoded in a region of the Flavobacterium sp. PMTSA4 genome:
- a CDS encoding HRDC domain-containing protein — MNIKVFNIRLNKEHCQTDQARMNEFLDSVEVKLTSTNFVTNGTVDYWSAVVFYAPKKEKNDKKVAQISEDNLTEKEKKIFKALRTWRNDLAEKINWSSFRICHNSHLINIAKNNPSTLYELGKVTGFGTTRAEKYGDDILAVLNAL; from the coding sequence ATGAATATCAAAGTTTTTAATATCCGTTTAAATAAAGAGCATTGTCAAACTGACCAGGCAAGAATGAATGAGTTTTTAGATTCGGTTGAAGTAAAATTAACTTCTACCAATTTTGTAACCAATGGCACTGTTGATTATTGGTCGGCAGTGGTTTTTTATGCGCCAAAAAAGGAAAAGAATGATAAAAAAGTGGCTCAAATTTCAGAAGATAATTTGACTGAAAAAGAAAAGAAAATTTTTAAAGCACTAAGAACTTGGCGAAATGATTTAGCTGAGAAAATTAATTGGTCATCATTTAGAATTTGCCATAATTCTCATTTAATAAATATTGCAAAAAATAATCCAAGCACACTGTATGAACTAGGAAAAGTAACTGGTTTTGGCACCACAAGAGCAGAAAAATATGGAGATGATATTTTGGCAGTATTGAATGCTTTGTGA
- a CDS encoding single-stranded DNA-binding protein — translation MNAMKNRVQLIGNVGNEPEVKTFDGGKKVANITVATNDYYINDKGDKVEQTEWHRVTAWGKTAEIIEKYVKKGKEIAIDGKLTHRSYDDKDGNKRYITEVVANDILLLGK, via the coding sequence ATGAATGCAATGAAAAACAGAGTACAATTAATTGGTAACGTAGGAAACGAACCAGAAGTAAAAACTTTTGATGGAGGAAAAAAAGTAGCCAACATTACTGTTGCTACCAACGATTATTACATCAACGATAAAGGCGACAAAGTAGAACAAACCGAATGGCACCGCGTAACTGCTTGGGGGAAAACAGCCGAAATCATTGAAAAATATGTAAAAAAAGGTAAAGAAATTGCCATTGATGGCAAATTGACCCATCGAAGCTATGACGACAAAGACGGCAACAAACGCTACATTACTGAAGTTGTGGCAAACGATATTTTGTTGTTAGGGAAATAA
- a CDS encoding HAD family hydrolase, protein MTKKIIAFDADDTLWHNEPYFDEAQERFCELFQNYASKQEILQLILTHQVKNLPLYGFGIKAFTLSMIDSALELTNEKISGDGIQKIIDIGRDLLQKPVELLPNVEEVLEKLKGKYKLVVATKGDLKDQHRKLHDSGIGPYFHHIEVMSDKKDIDYQKMLQRLEINPADFTMIGNSLKSDVLPVLNIGGHGIHIPYHTTWEYEKIDFEITHENFKALENINQVVDLF, encoded by the coding sequence ATGACAAAAAAAATAATCGCTTTTGATGCTGATGATACACTTTGGCATAACGAACCTTATTTTGACGAAGCGCAGGAACGTTTTTGCGAATTGTTTCAAAACTATGCCAGCAAACAGGAAATTCTTCAGTTGATTTTAACCCATCAAGTAAAGAATTTACCATTATATGGTTTTGGTATCAAGGCGTTTACCTTGTCCATGATTGATTCGGCGTTAGAACTTACCAATGAAAAAATTTCGGGAGATGGCATTCAAAAAATAATCGATATCGGTAGAGATTTACTCCAAAAACCAGTTGAATTGTTGCCCAATGTGGAAGAAGTTTTAGAAAAGCTAAAAGGAAAATACAAACTGGTTGTGGCTACCAAAGGCGATTTGAAAGACCAACATCGAAAACTGCACGACTCCGGAATTGGACCTTATTTTCACCATATTGAAGTGATGAGCGACAAAAAAGACATTGATTATCAAAAAATGTTGCAGCGCTTAGAAATCAATCCAGCCGATTTTACCATGATTGGAAACTCTTTGAAATCAGATGTTTTACCGGTTTTAAATATTGGCGGTCATGGCATTCACATTCCGTATCACACTACTTGGGAATACGAAAAAATTGATTTCGAAATTACTCATGAAAATTTTAAAGCTTTAGAAAACATCAATCAAGTGGTTGATTTGTTCTAA
- a CDS encoding M12 family metallo-peptidase — MKKNLLILFVLCFSNFFAQNKIASKIDELQKENTKFTPISVLTVDTSISKTDIDKAVTNATLAKVDLSKINQIAAGQFEFIELEIPYENQNFKIQLYRVDPFAEDFRVDTDKSINIPYQKGVYYRGIINGNPNSVSAFNFFKGEFNGIFSSNELGNIVVGKIDKANNQSDYIVYSDANLKVLNDFDCHVKDDDKPYEVSTLNREVNTAKCVTFYFEIDYNLFQSNSSNTTTATNWMTSVFNNVQTLFNNDGVTTALKSIYIWTSLDPYQGVGTASSDYLEAFAQNRPVFNGDVGMLVGVDPGGLGGVAFLNSICGSINYAYSDLNGISFSTVPNYSWTVQVITHEFGHSLGSRHTHACAWNGNNTAIDGCGQQAGYSEGNCATGPIPSTTVKGTIMSYCHLISGVGISFANGFGPQPSTVIVNSVNSKSCLSTNCINTCINTVVNIQTINVTETSATITWEDLEPSVTQWQISVVPLSSAEIWNPVTQPNYPVSGLLPNTYYRITIRPVCLGITPTNRTKILATAGNYCGTMLFTDTGGIGGNYSDMESFTRVFMPNLPNQAIRIAFTAFALEDTYDFLYIYNGPNDTYPEFNGGSGYTGTNSPGTVTSTATDGSLTVKFFSDQYVTDIGWRATVSCQQSLGINSNDFIDFTYYPNPTNNSVTLKSNTTITEIDVYNIEGRKLFTKKLEALESNVDLSQFASGTYFFKVRFNEVEKNFKILKM, encoded by the coding sequence ATGAAAAAAAACCTACTTATTCTATTTGTTTTGTGTTTTTCAAATTTTTTTGCACAAAATAAAATTGCTTCAAAAATAGATGAACTTCAAAAAGAGAATACAAAATTCACCCCAATTTCAGTCCTTACAGTCGATACATCAATTTCAAAAACAGATATTGATAAAGCTGTGACTAATGCTACTTTAGCAAAAGTTGATTTATCAAAAATAAATCAAATTGCTGCAGGTCAATTTGAATTTATTGAACTTGAAATTCCCTATGAAAATCAAAATTTCAAAATCCAATTGTACAGAGTTGATCCATTTGCCGAGGATTTCAGAGTTGATACGGATAAAAGTATAAATATTCCTTACCAAAAAGGGGTTTATTATAGAGGTATAATTAACGGAAATCCTAACTCAGTTTCGGCATTCAATTTTTTCAAAGGAGAATTTAATGGAATTTTTTCTTCAAATGAATTAGGGAATATTGTAGTTGGAAAAATTGATAAGGCAAACAATCAAAGTGACTATATAGTTTATTCAGATGCAAATTTGAAAGTTCTTAATGATTTTGATTGTCATGTAAAAGACGATGATAAACCATATGAAGTTTCAACATTAAACAGAGAAGTTAACACAGCTAAATGTGTGACTTTCTATTTTGAAATAGATTATAATTTATTTCAGAGTAATAGCAGTAACACTACTACAGCAACAAATTGGATGACTTCAGTATTTAATAACGTTCAAACTTTGTTTAACAATGATGGAGTTACCACAGCATTAAAATCAATATACATTTGGACAAGTTTAGATCCATATCAAGGAGTTGGGACTGCATCAAGTGACTATTTAGAAGCTTTTGCTCAAAATAGACCTGTTTTTAATGGTGATGTAGGAATGCTTGTTGGAGTTGATCCAGGAGGTCTAGGAGGAGTTGCTTTCCTTAATTCTATTTGTGGATCAATTAATTATGCTTATTCCGACTTGAATGGTATTTCTTTTTCAACGGTTCCTAATTATTCTTGGACAGTGCAGGTTATAACTCATGAATTTGGACATTCTTTAGGTTCTAGACATACCCATGCTTGTGCTTGGAATGGAAATAATACAGCTATTGATGGATGTGGTCAGCAAGCCGGTTATTCAGAAGGAAATTGTGCTACAGGACCAATACCTTCAACAACAGTAAAAGGAACAATTATGAGTTACTGTCATTTAATAAGTGGAGTTGGAATTAGCTTTGCAAATGGTTTTGGACCTCAACCTTCGACAGTAATTGTGAATTCAGTTAATAGTAAATCCTGTCTAAGTACAAATTGTATTAATACATGCATCAATACAGTTGTTAATATTCAAACAATAAATGTTACTGAAACGTCAGCAACTATCACATGGGAGGATTTAGAACCTTCAGTTACCCAATGGCAAATTTCAGTTGTTCCCCTAAGTTCTGCTGAAATTTGGAATCCAGTAACACAACCAAATTATCCAGTTTCAGGGTTGTTGCCAAACACTTACTATAGAATTACTATAAGACCTGTATGCTTAGGAATTACTCCTACTAATAGAACTAAAATTTTAGCTACAGCTGGTAATTATTGTGGGACAATGCTGTTTACAGATACAGGAGGAATAGGAGGTAATTATTCGGACATGGAGTCATTTACAAGAGTATTTATGCCTAATTTACCAAATCAAGCCATAAGAATAGCTTTTACGGCTTTCGCATTAGAAGACACATACGACTTTTTATATATTTATAACGGTCCTAATGATACCTATCCTGAGTTTAATGGTGGATCAGGTTATACAGGAACAAATTCTCCAGGAACTGTAACTTCAACGGCTACAGATGGTTCTTTAACAGTTAAGTTTTTTTCTGATCAGTATGTAACTGATATTGGTTGGAGAGCAACAGTTTCATGTCAGCAATCTTTAGGAATCAATTCTAATGATTTTATCGATTTTACTTATTATCCAAACCCAACAAATAATAGTGTTACTTTAAAATCAAACACAACTATTACAGAAATAGATGTTTATAATATTGAAGGCAGAAAATTATTTACTAAAAAGCTAGAAGCTTTAGAATCTAATGTTGATTTATCTCAGTTTGCCTCAGGAACTTATTTCTTCAAAGTAAGATTTAACGAAGTTGAGAAAAACTTCAAGATTTTGAAAATGTAA
- the metG gene encoding methionine--tRNA ligase: MLENPKRYTITAALPYTNGPIHIGHLAGVYVPSDIYARYLRLQGKDVAFMCGSDEHGVAISMKAKKEGITPQQVIDKYDGIIRKSFEDFGISFDNYSRTSAKIHHDTAQEFFKKLYEKGDFIEEVTEQLYDAKADQFLADRFVTGTCPKCGNPEAYGDQCEKCGSTLNATDLINPKSTITGETPIVKETKHWFLPLDRYQDFLEQWILVDHAKDWKVNVLGQVKSWLDDGLKPRAVTRDLDWGIDVPVDGADGKKLYVWFDAPIGYISATKEWAAREGKNWEDYWKKEDTKLVHFIGKDNIVFHCIIFPAMLKAEGSFILPDNVPANEFLNLEGNKLSTSKNWAVWLHEYLIDFPEKQDVLRYALTANAPETKDNDFTWKDFQARNNNELAAVYGNFINRVVVLTNKYYNGIIPMPNEFTEVDEQTLAELKAYPAVISSSIERYRFREAQVELMNVARLGNKYLADEEPWKMVKENPERVKTQMFVALQIASALAILSEPFLPFTAKKLCNILNIKPNHWNLDFNDWNLVKAGHQINQAEILFAQIEDTEIQKQIDKLEATKTANAMENKVVEPQKETSTFDDFTKLDLRVGTILEAEKMPKANKLLVLKVDTGMDVRTIVSGIAEHFSPEEVVGKRVTVLVNLAPRALRGVESQGMILMTNDATGKLVFVNPDADGVDNGATIS; the protein is encoded by the coding sequence ATGCTAGAAAATCCAAAAAGATATACAATTACGGCAGCTTTGCCATATACCAATGGTCCAATTCATATTGGTCATTTGGCAGGTGTTTATGTTCCAAGTGATATTTATGCGCGCTATTTGCGTTTACAAGGAAAAGATGTTGCATTCATGTGTGGAAGTGATGAACATGGCGTTGCCATTTCGATGAAAGCCAAAAAAGAAGGCATTACACCACAACAAGTAATCGATAAATACGATGGAATTATCCGCAAATCTTTTGAAGATTTTGGAATTTCGTTTGACAATTATTCTCGTACTTCGGCAAAAATTCATCACGATACGGCACAAGAATTTTTCAAAAAGCTTTATGAAAAAGGCGATTTTATTGAAGAAGTAACCGAACAATTGTATGATGCCAAAGCTGACCAATTTCTAGCCGATAGATTTGTTACAGGAACTTGTCCAAAATGTGGAAATCCTGAAGCGTATGGCGACCAATGTGAAAAATGTGGTTCGACTCTAAATGCAACCGATTTAATAAATCCAAAATCAACCATAACAGGTGAAACTCCAATTGTAAAAGAAACCAAACATTGGTTCTTACCTTTAGATAGATATCAAGATTTTTTGGAACAATGGATTTTGGTTGACCATGCCAAAGATTGGAAAGTAAATGTTTTGGGTCAAGTAAAATCATGGTTAGACGATGGTTTAAAACCTCGTGCTGTTACTCGTGATTTAGATTGGGGAATTGATGTTCCGGTTGATGGTGCCGATGGAAAAAAATTATACGTTTGGTTTGATGCGCCAATTGGATACATTTCTGCTACCAAAGAATGGGCTGCACGCGAAGGAAAAAATTGGGAAGATTATTGGAAAAAAGAAGATACAAAATTGGTTCATTTCATCGGGAAAGACAATATTGTTTTCCATTGCATTATTTTCCCAGCGATGCTGAAAGCCGAAGGAAGTTTTATTCTTCCTGATAATGTTCCTGCTAATGAATTTTTAAATTTAGAAGGAAATAAATTGTCAACGTCTAAAAATTGGGCGGTTTGGTTGCACGAATATTTAATTGATTTTCCAGAAAAACAAGATGTATTGCGTTATGCTTTGACGGCAAATGCTCCCGAAACCAAAGACAATGATTTTACTTGGAAAGATTTTCAGGCGAGAAATAATAATGAATTGGCTGCTGTTTATGGAAATTTTATCAATCGTGTGGTGGTTTTAACCAATAAATATTACAACGGAATTATTCCAATGCCAAATGAATTTACTGAAGTTGACGAACAAACTTTGGCTGAATTAAAAGCTTATCCTGCGGTGATTTCTTCTTCTATAGAACGTTATCGATTCCGTGAAGCACAAGTAGAATTGATGAATGTGGCACGACTTGGAAATAAATATTTAGCCGACGAAGAACCATGGAAAATGGTAAAAGAAAATCCAGAACGTGTAAAAACACAAATGTTTGTAGCGCTTCAAATTGCCTCAGCATTAGCCATATTATCGGAACCATTTTTACCTTTTACTGCTAAAAAATTGTGCAACATATTAAATATAAAACCAAATCATTGGAATTTAGATTTTAACGATTGGAATTTAGTAAAAGCAGGCCATCAAATTAATCAAGCTGAGATTTTATTTGCTCAAATTGAAGATACCGAAATTCAGAAACAAATAGACAAACTAGAAGCTACTAAAACCGCAAACGCTATGGAAAATAAAGTAGTTGAACCGCAAAAAGAAACTTCAACTTTTGATGATTTTACGAAACTTGATTTACGTGTTGGAACCATTTTAGAAGCTGAAAAAATGCCAAAAGCAAACAAGCTTTTAGTGCTGAAAGTAGATACAGGAATGGATGTTAGAACCATCGTTTCGGGAATTGCGGAACATTTTTCTCCTGAAGAAGTGGTTGGAAAACGTGTTACGGTTTTAGTCAATCTTGCACCAAGAGCTTTACGCGGCGTTGAAAGTCAAGGAATGATTTTGATGACCAACGATGCTACTGGTAAACTAGTTTTTGTAAATCCAGATGCTGATGGTGTTGATAATGGCGCGACAATTAGTTAA
- a CDS encoding bifunctional GNAT family N-acetyltransferase/carbon-nitrogen hydrolase family protein, producing the protein MTHDIKTVELRNLQLEDYKQLKTSMIEAYPTMENSYWKEEQIEKLLDIFPEGQLVIVVDGKVVGSALSLILDEDLVDKNHDYKKITGNYTFSTHNDDGEILYGIDVFIHPNYRGLRLGRRLYDARKELCEQMNLKAIVFAGRIPNYAKHAEELTPKEYIEKVKKKEVHDQVLSFQLSNDFHVIRVIKNYLEGDKKSKEYAVLLEWNNIYYEESPKYFNTDKSIIRLGLVQWQMRSLNNLEEFFNQAEFFIDAVSGYESDFALFPELFIAPLMADYNHLSEAEAIRELAKYAEPIKKKFQELAISYNINIITGSMPYLDGEHLYNAGFLCKRDGTYEMYRKIHITPNEVFHWGITGGDTIQTFDTDCGKIGIIVCYDVEFPELSRIMADEGMNILFVPFLTDTQNGYTRVKHCAQARAIENECYVAIAGCVGNLPKVNNMDIQYAQAAVFTPSDFAFPSNGIKAEATPNTEMTLIVDVDLDLLKELHEHGSVKIMKDRRHDLYNLKKLK; encoded by the coding sequence ATGACGCACGATATTAAGACGGTAGAGTTACGAAATTTACAATTGGAAGATTACAAACAATTAAAAACTTCTATGATAGAAGCCTATCCTACTATGGAAAACAGCTACTGGAAAGAAGAACAAATTGAAAAACTTTTAGATATTTTTCCTGAAGGTCAGCTGGTAATTGTGGTTGATGGCAAAGTGGTTGGTTCGGCGCTTTCGTTGATTCTCGATGAAGATTTGGTTGATAAAAATCATGATTATAAAAAAATTACAGGCAATTATACTTTTTCTACCCACAATGATGATGGCGAAATATTGTATGGAATTGATGTTTTTATTCACCCAAATTACAGAGGTTTACGGTTGGGCAGAAGGTTGTATGATGCTAGAAAAGAGCTTTGTGAACAAATGAATCTTAAGGCGATTGTTTTTGCAGGAAGAATTCCAAATTATGCCAAACATGCCGAAGAGCTAACACCCAAAGAATACATAGAAAAAGTAAAAAAGAAAGAAGTTCACGACCAAGTTTTATCGTTTCAGTTGAGTAATGATTTTCACGTTATCCGTGTGATAAAAAATTATTTGGAAGGCGATAAAAAATCGAAAGAATATGCCGTTTTATTAGAATGGAATAATATTTATTACGAAGAAAGTCCAAAGTATTTTAACACTGATAAAAGCATCATCCGATTAGGATTGGTGCAATGGCAGATGCGTTCGCTCAATAATTTGGAAGAATTTTTCAATCAGGCTGAGTTTTTTATCGATGCCGTTTCGGGCTATGAAAGCGATTTTGCTTTGTTCCCAGAGTTGTTTATTGCACCATTAATGGCCGATTACAATCACCTTTCGGAAGCAGAAGCCATTCGCGAATTAGCAAAATATGCCGAACCGATTAAGAAAAAATTTCAAGAATTAGCCATTTCCTATAACATCAATATCATTACCGGAAGCATGCCTTATCTTGATGGCGAACATTTGTATAATGCAGGTTTTCTGTGTAAACGAGATGGTACTTACGAAATGTATCGAAAGATACACATTACGCCTAATGAGGTTTTCCATTGGGGAATAACTGGCGGCGATACTATTCAAACTTTTGACACCGATTGTGGAAAAATTGGAATTATTGTTTGCTATGACGTTGAATTTCCCGAATTGTCGCGCATCATGGCCGATGAAGGCATGAATATTCTTTTTGTTCCCTTCTTGACCGATACCCAAAACGGATACACGCGTGTGAAACATTGTGCACAAGCTCGTGCTATTGAAAACGAGTGCTATGTTGCCATTGCGGGTTGTGTGGGTAATTTACCAAAAGTAAATAACATGGATATTCAGTATGCGCAAGCGGCGGTTTTTACACCATCTGATTTTGCTTTTCCAAGTAATGGTATCAAAGCCGAAGCAACACCAAATACCGAAATGACTCTTATTGTTGATGTTGACCTTGATTTGCTGAAAGAACTTCACGAACACGGAAGCGTAAAAATCATGAAAGACAGAAGACACGATTTGTATAATTTGAAAAAATTAAAGTAG
- a CDS encoding S66 peptidase family protein, whose product MITPPFLQKGDTVAIVSTARKNLEDNLKPSIDLLESWGLKVKIGSTIGLDYHQLAGTDAQRAADFQEQMDNPNIKAIWCVRGGYGTVRIIDMLDFTKFKQNPKWIVGFSDVTVLHSHLNRMGIQSIHGTMPISIPRATTEAKDSLRKALFGEPLSYQFDCDILNHVGTAKGELVGGNLSILYSLLGSESAIDCTDKILFIEDLDEYLYHIDRMMLNLKRNGCLESLKGIIVGGMTKMNDNEIPWGKNAFEIIEEITKDLKIPIIYNFPAGHIQDNRALIMGKTITMEVTAEESKVTFE is encoded by the coding sequence ATGATTACACCTCCGTTTCTACAAAAAGGCGATACCGTTGCCATCGTTTCTACAGCTCGAAAAAATCTTGAAGATAATTTAAAACCATCAATTGATTTATTGGAATCTTGGGGATTAAAAGTTAAAATAGGTTCAACAATCGGATTAGATTATCATCAGTTGGCAGGAACGGATGCGCAACGTGCTGCCGATTTTCAGGAACAAATGGATAATCCAAACATAAAGGCGATTTGGTGTGTTCGTGGCGGATATGGAACGGTTAGAATTATTGATATGTTAGATTTCACCAAATTCAAACAAAACCCAAAATGGATTGTTGGGTTTAGTGATGTAACGGTTTTACACAGTCATTTGAACCGAATGGGAATTCAATCGATTCATGGAACTATGCCAATTTCTATTCCAAGAGCTACGACTGAAGCCAAAGATAGTTTACGGAAAGCTTTGTTTGGCGAACCGTTAAGCTATCAATTTGATTGTGATATTTTAAATCATGTTGGAACTGCTAAAGGCGAATTGGTTGGAGGAAACTTATCCATTTTATACAGCTTGTTAGGTTCAGAATCGGCAATTGATTGCACTGATAAAATTCTTTTTATAGAAGATTTGGATGAATATTTATATCATATTGACCGAATGATGCTCAACTTGAAACGTAATGGTTGTTTGGAAAGTTTAAAAGGAATTATTGTTGGCGGAATGACAAAAATGAATGACAATGAAATTCCTTGGGGGAAAAATGCATTTGAAATCATTGAAGAAATTACCAAAGATTTAAAAATCCCGATTATATATAATTTTCCAGCAGGACATATTCAGGATAATCGTGCATTGATAATGGGTAAAACTATTACTATGGAAGTTACCGCCGAAGAAAGCAAAGTTACGTTTGAATAA
- a CDS encoding YraN family protein, giving the protein MAQHNELGKFGEEMAVEYLRKNGYEILETNWTFQKAEIDIIAQKENILAIVEVKTRSSIDFGLPQDFVKPKKIQLLVKAVNEYIISNDLDVNARFDIIAINKEDNGYNIEHLIDAFYIF; this is encoded by the coding sequence ATGGCTCAGCATAATGAACTAGGAAAATTTGGGGAAGAAATGGCTGTAGAATATCTACGAAAAAATGGCTATGAAATCTTAGAAACCAATTGGACTTTTCAAAAAGCTGAAATTGATATTATTGCCCAAAAAGAAAATATTCTTGCTATCGTTGAAGTAAAAACGCGCTCGAGTATTGATTTTGGATTACCACAAGATTTTGTAAAACCAAAAAAAATCCAACTTTTAGTTAAAGCAGTAAATGAATATATTATTTCAAATGATTTAGATGTAAATGCACGCTTTGATATTATTGCAATAAATAAAGAAGATAATGGCTATAATATTGAACATCTGATAGATGCTTTTTATATTTTTTGA